A single window of Mangifera indica cultivar Alphonso chromosome 18, CATAS_Mindica_2.1, whole genome shotgun sequence DNA harbors:
- the LOC123202265 gene encoding uncharacterized protein LOC123202265 isoform X3, with the protein MLSSDDKSLFQKGSFVEVSSDSDGFTGVWYVAKVLEPPSVHLTPTTPDKGTREERFFHIEYQSLLCDDGSEKPLTEYVESSFVRPLPPNDEHDLQVYDVVDAMYLDGWWIGVVVKVNHESNVYSVYFENPPDLLHLRRYELRAHWDWEGGKWVRPQKQVPKVGGLACRVLKDAFDGMEYYEEQSPYSGNGETDIIANCSRELRLDWSSPSTENSSGKKMKEVSLSLDAIVSLPLKNLKLITKKKGRAGCSKRKRGEGQKTLVKCKKLDKLSDLFGFDTDSPICTGKFKQTKHDGNRESKCTKHDGAEDAVDKSLLKDHEIFYAESKENTEKYNVRKHDGAEGSLDKLTFKDHAIDAESAKNTEDSEGTKNDGAGGAADNMVLKYSVIIDASSPTNTAESKGKKHNESVGSADKFVLKDPCMADSVSPVNTGESNHIKHAIVVVDVESPKNTEESEGTNHDGAAAAAAVEKMALKYPLIFDAESCKSRAESKDNKCDGAGVAVNKMDSQDCASSGVESSKITGESTGFSGSEDASAEKAAKPSDTVCSTREAEMAIVEVPGDMDTIAKPISVCFDGLCSQKIVIDSKFCGMDLNQSHRNYDKGKLIEIVKESTANDEVSDRIRGESECFSCMEPSSMWKTFIETLEVLETMPQKPHFHPLKQCKEMYRDGLAFGYMITFAKVVKRTSELQVDDPKSVFDSISETLHDIELHGFDVQPIRNRLTELQLMKDRQEQLQEAMKEFEHRILQHTHELTKINAEFAEIVEEIKMLEGKKRKIMLLMQENDLKITELKSNLDVCNQNTQNAQLDFESLAAAPW; encoded by the exons ATGCTCAGCAGTGATGACAAATCCCTCTTCCAAAAAGGCTCTTTCGTGGAAGTGAGCAGTGATTCAGATGGGTTCACTGGTGTTTGGTACGTGGCTAAAGTATTGGAGCCACCGTCAGTACATTTAACTCCTACTACTCCTGACAAAGGGACTAGAGAGGAAAGATTTTTCCATATAGAGTACCAATCTTTGCTTTGTGATGATGGCTCTGAGAAACCATTGACTGAGTACGTTGAGTCATCTTTTGTGAGGCCTTTACCTCCAAACGATGAGCATGATTTACAAGTCTATGATGTTGTAGATGCGATGTATCTTGATGGGTGGTGGATTGGTGTGGTGGTGAAAGTAAACCATGAATCAAATGTTTACTCTGTGTACTTTGAGAACCCCCCTGATTTGCTTCATCTTAGGCGTTATGAATTGAGGGCTCACTGGGATTGGGAAGGAGGCAAGTGGGTTCGACCCCAAAAGCAGGTTCCCAAGGTCGGTGGTTTGGCTTGTCGCGTTTTGAAG GATGCCTTTGATGGCATGGAGTATTATGAAGAGCAGTCACCCTACAGTGGCAATGGAGAAACTGATATTATTGCAAATTGCTCAAGAGAACTTAGGTTGGATTGGTCATCTCCAAGCACTGAAAACTCAAGTgggaagaagatgaaagaggtGAGTCTTTCACTTGATGCTATAGTTTCTTTGCCTTTGAAGAATCTAAAATTG ATAACCAAGAAGAAAGGTCGAGCTGGCTGTTcaaaaagaaagagaggagAGGGACAAAAAACTTTGGTGAAAT GTAAAAAGCTTGACAAATTGAGTGATCTTTTTGGTTTTGATACTGACTCACCCATATGTACTGGAAAGTTTAAACAAACAAAGCATGATGGAAACAGAG AGTCTAAATGTACAAAGCATGATGGAGCTGAAGATGCTGTTGATAAATCACTATTGAAGGATCATGAGATTTTTTATGCTGAATCAAAAGAAAACACCGAAAAATATAATGTTAGAAAGCATGATGGCGCTGAAGGTTCTCTTGATAAGTTAACTTTCAAGGATCATGCAATAGATGCTGAGTCTGCTAAAAACACAGAAGATTCTGAGGGGACAAAGAATGATGGTGCTGGAGGTGCTGCTGATAACATGGTTTTAAAGTATTCTGTGATTATTGATGCTTCATCACCGACAAACACAGCAGAATCTAAAG GTAAAAAGCATAATGAATCTGTTGGTTCTGctgataaatttgttttaaaggATCCTTGTATGGCTGACTCTGTATCACCTGTGAATACTGGAGAATCTAACCATATAAAGCATGcaattgttgttgttgatgttgaatCACCAAAAAACACAGAAGAGTCTGAAGGTACAAACCATGATGGAGCTGCAGCTGCAGCTGCTGTTGAGAAAATGGCTTTAAAGTATCCTTTGATTTTTGATGCTGAATCATGTAAAAGCAGAGCTGAGTCTAAAg ATAACAAGTGTGATGGAGCTGGAGTAGCTGTTAATAAAATGGACTCACAGGATTGTGCTAGTTCTGGTGTTGAATCTTCTAAAATTACTGGAGAGTCTACAG GATTTTCAGGTTCTGAAGATGCATCAGCTGAAAAAGCAGCTAAACCTTCTGACACAGTTTGCAGTACGAGAGAAGCTGAGATGGCTATTGTTGAAGTACCTGGCGACATGGATACTATTGCTAAACCTATATCGGTGTGTTTTGATGGGTTATGCTCTCAAAAAATTGTGATCGACTCAA AGTTCTGTGGTATGGATTTAAACCAGAGCCACAGGAATTATGATAAAGGAAAACTAATTGAAATTGTAAAGGAATCCACTGCAAACGATGAAGTGAGTGATAGAATAAGAGGGGAGAGTGAGTGCTTCTCTTGTATGGAGCCTTCATCAATGTGGAAAACCTTTATTGAGACTCTAGAAGTATTGGAAACAATGCCGCAGAAGCCTCACTTCCATCCTTTAAAACAATGCAAAGAAATGTATCGTGATGGATTAGCATTTGGTTACATGATAACTTTTGCCAAAGTGGTAAAGCGGACATCTGAGTTACAAGTCGATGACCCAAAAAGTGTCTTTGATAGCATCTCTGAAACTCTTCATGACATAGAATTGCATGGCTTTGATGTTCAGCCCATACGAAATCGTCTAACTGAGCTGCAATTAATGAAAGATAGGCAAGAACAGCTTCAAGAAGCGATGAAAGAATTTGAACATCGGATCTTACAACACACTCATGAGCTAACAAAAATCAATGCAGAGTTTGCTGAAATTGTTGAAGAAATCAAAATGTTGGaaggaaagaagagaaagattaTGTTACTTATGCAGGAAAATGATTTGAAGATCACTGAACTGAAATCAAATCTGGATGTTTGCAACCAGAATACTCAAAATGCTCAGCTTGATTTTGAAAGTCTGGCTGCAGCTCCTTGGTGA
- the LOC123202265 gene encoding uncharacterized protein LOC123202265 isoform X1 codes for MLSSDDKSLFQKGSFVEVSSDSDGFTGVWYVAKVLEPPSVHLTPTTPDKGTREERFFHIEYQSLLCDDGSEKPLTEYVESSFVRPLPPNDEHDLQVYDVVDAMYLDGWWIGVVVKVNHESNVYSVYFENPPDLLHLRRYELRAHWDWEGGKWVRPQKQVPKVGGLACRVLKDAFDGMEYYEEQSPYSGNGETDIIANCSRELRLDWSSPSTENSSGKKMKEVSLSLDAIVSLPLKNLKLITKKKGRAGCSKRKRGEGQKTLVKCKKLDKLSDLFGFDTDSPICTGKFKQTKHDGNRGDVDKLVFKDHEIVDAKSPVNTVESKCTKHDGAEDAVDKSLLKDHEIFYAESKENTEKYNVRKHDGAEGSLDKLTFKDHAIDAESAKNTEDSEGTKNDGAGGAADNMVLKYSVIIDASSPTNTAESKGKKHNESVGSADKFVLKDPCMADSVSPVNTGESNHIKHAIVVVDVESPKNTEESEGTNHDGAAAAAAVEKMALKYPLIFDAESCKSRAESKDNKCDGAGVAVNKMDSQDCASSGVESSKITGESTGFSGSEDASAEKAAKPSDTVCSTREAEMAIVEVPGDMDTIAKPISVCFDGLCSQKIVIDSKFCGMDLNQSHRNYDKGKLIEIVKESTANDEVSDRIRGESECFSCMEPSSMWKTFIETLEVLETMPQKPHFHPLKQCKEMYRDGLAFGYMITFAKVVKRTSELQVDDPKSVFDSISETLHDIELHGFDVQPIRNRLTELQLMKDRQEQLQEAMKEFEHRILQHTHELTKINAEFAEIVEEIKMLEGKKRKIMLLMQENDLKITELKSNLDVCNQNTQNAQLDFESLAAAPW; via the exons ATGCTCAGCAGTGATGACAAATCCCTCTTCCAAAAAGGCTCTTTCGTGGAAGTGAGCAGTGATTCAGATGGGTTCACTGGTGTTTGGTACGTGGCTAAAGTATTGGAGCCACCGTCAGTACATTTAACTCCTACTACTCCTGACAAAGGGACTAGAGAGGAAAGATTTTTCCATATAGAGTACCAATCTTTGCTTTGTGATGATGGCTCTGAGAAACCATTGACTGAGTACGTTGAGTCATCTTTTGTGAGGCCTTTACCTCCAAACGATGAGCATGATTTACAAGTCTATGATGTTGTAGATGCGATGTATCTTGATGGGTGGTGGATTGGTGTGGTGGTGAAAGTAAACCATGAATCAAATGTTTACTCTGTGTACTTTGAGAACCCCCCTGATTTGCTTCATCTTAGGCGTTATGAATTGAGGGCTCACTGGGATTGGGAAGGAGGCAAGTGGGTTCGACCCCAAAAGCAGGTTCCCAAGGTCGGTGGTTTGGCTTGTCGCGTTTTGAAG GATGCCTTTGATGGCATGGAGTATTATGAAGAGCAGTCACCCTACAGTGGCAATGGAGAAACTGATATTATTGCAAATTGCTCAAGAGAACTTAGGTTGGATTGGTCATCTCCAAGCACTGAAAACTCAAGTgggaagaagatgaaagaggtGAGTCTTTCACTTGATGCTATAGTTTCTTTGCCTTTGAAGAATCTAAAATTG ATAACCAAGAAGAAAGGTCGAGCTGGCTGTTcaaaaagaaagagaggagAGGGACAAAAAACTTTGGTGAAAT GTAAAAAGCTTGACAAATTGAGTGATCTTTTTGGTTTTGATACTGACTCACCCATATGTACTGGAAAGTTTAAACAAACAAAGCATGATGGAAACAGAGGTGATGTTGATAAATTGGTATTTAAGGATCATGAGATTGTTGATGCTAAATCACCCGTAAACACTGTAGAGTCTAAATGTACAAAGCATGATGGAGCTGAAGATGCTGTTGATAAATCACTATTGAAGGATCATGAGATTTTTTATGCTGAATCAAAAGAAAACACCGAAAAATATAATGTTAGAAAGCATGATGGCGCTGAAGGTTCTCTTGATAAGTTAACTTTCAAGGATCATGCAATAGATGCTGAGTCTGCTAAAAACACAGAAGATTCTGAGGGGACAAAGAATGATGGTGCTGGAGGTGCTGCTGATAACATGGTTTTAAAGTATTCTGTGATTATTGATGCTTCATCACCGACAAACACAGCAGAATCTAAAG GTAAAAAGCATAATGAATCTGTTGGTTCTGctgataaatttgttttaaaggATCCTTGTATGGCTGACTCTGTATCACCTGTGAATACTGGAGAATCTAACCATATAAAGCATGcaattgttgttgttgatgttgaatCACCAAAAAACACAGAAGAGTCTGAAGGTACAAACCATGATGGAGCTGCAGCTGCAGCTGCTGTTGAGAAAATGGCTTTAAAGTATCCTTTGATTTTTGATGCTGAATCATGTAAAAGCAGAGCTGAGTCTAAAg ATAACAAGTGTGATGGAGCTGGAGTAGCTGTTAATAAAATGGACTCACAGGATTGTGCTAGTTCTGGTGTTGAATCTTCTAAAATTACTGGAGAGTCTACAG GATTTTCAGGTTCTGAAGATGCATCAGCTGAAAAAGCAGCTAAACCTTCTGACACAGTTTGCAGTACGAGAGAAGCTGAGATGGCTATTGTTGAAGTACCTGGCGACATGGATACTATTGCTAAACCTATATCGGTGTGTTTTGATGGGTTATGCTCTCAAAAAATTGTGATCGACTCAA AGTTCTGTGGTATGGATTTAAACCAGAGCCACAGGAATTATGATAAAGGAAAACTAATTGAAATTGTAAAGGAATCCACTGCAAACGATGAAGTGAGTGATAGAATAAGAGGGGAGAGTGAGTGCTTCTCTTGTATGGAGCCTTCATCAATGTGGAAAACCTTTATTGAGACTCTAGAAGTATTGGAAACAATGCCGCAGAAGCCTCACTTCCATCCTTTAAAACAATGCAAAGAAATGTATCGTGATGGATTAGCATTTGGTTACATGATAACTTTTGCCAAAGTGGTAAAGCGGACATCTGAGTTACAAGTCGATGACCCAAAAAGTGTCTTTGATAGCATCTCTGAAACTCTTCATGACATAGAATTGCATGGCTTTGATGTTCAGCCCATACGAAATCGTCTAACTGAGCTGCAATTAATGAAAGATAGGCAAGAACAGCTTCAAGAAGCGATGAAAGAATTTGAACATCGGATCTTACAACACACTCATGAGCTAACAAAAATCAATGCAGAGTTTGCTGAAATTGTTGAAGAAATCAAAATGTTGGaaggaaagaagagaaagattaTGTTACTTATGCAGGAAAATGATTTGAAGATCACTGAACTGAAATCAAATCTGGATGTTTGCAACCAGAATACTCAAAATGCTCAGCTTGATTTTGAAAGTCTGGCTGCAGCTCCTTGGTGA
- the LOC123202265 gene encoding uncharacterized protein LOC123202265 isoform X2, producing MLSSDDKSLFQKGSFVEVSSDSDGFTGVWYVAKVLEPPSVHLTPTTPDKGTREERFFHIEYQSLLCDDGSEKPLTEYVESSFVRPLPPNDEHDLQVYDVVDAMYLDGWWIGVVVKVNHESNVYSVYFENPPDLLHLRRYELRAHWDWEGGKWVRPQKQVPKVGGLACRVLKDAFDGMEYYEEQSPYSGNGETDIIANCSRELRLDWSSPSTENSSGKKMKEITKKKGRAGCSKRKRGEGQKTLVKCKKLDKLSDLFGFDTDSPICTGKFKQTKHDGNRGDVDKLVFKDHEIVDAKSPVNTVESKCTKHDGAEDAVDKSLLKDHEIFYAESKENTEKYNVRKHDGAEGSLDKLTFKDHAIDAESAKNTEDSEGTKNDGAGGAADNMVLKYSVIIDASSPTNTAESKGKKHNESVGSADKFVLKDPCMADSVSPVNTGESNHIKHAIVVVDVESPKNTEESEGTNHDGAAAAAAVEKMALKYPLIFDAESCKSRAESKDNKCDGAGVAVNKMDSQDCASSGVESSKITGESTGFSGSEDASAEKAAKPSDTVCSTREAEMAIVEVPGDMDTIAKPISVCFDGLCSQKIVIDSKFCGMDLNQSHRNYDKGKLIEIVKESTANDEVSDRIRGESECFSCMEPSSMWKTFIETLEVLETMPQKPHFHPLKQCKEMYRDGLAFGYMITFAKVVKRTSELQVDDPKSVFDSISETLHDIELHGFDVQPIRNRLTELQLMKDRQEQLQEAMKEFEHRILQHTHELTKINAEFAEIVEEIKMLEGKKRKIMLLMQENDLKITELKSNLDVCNQNTQNAQLDFESLAAAPW from the exons ATGCTCAGCAGTGATGACAAATCCCTCTTCCAAAAAGGCTCTTTCGTGGAAGTGAGCAGTGATTCAGATGGGTTCACTGGTGTTTGGTACGTGGCTAAAGTATTGGAGCCACCGTCAGTACATTTAACTCCTACTACTCCTGACAAAGGGACTAGAGAGGAAAGATTTTTCCATATAGAGTACCAATCTTTGCTTTGTGATGATGGCTCTGAGAAACCATTGACTGAGTACGTTGAGTCATCTTTTGTGAGGCCTTTACCTCCAAACGATGAGCATGATTTACAAGTCTATGATGTTGTAGATGCGATGTATCTTGATGGGTGGTGGATTGGTGTGGTGGTGAAAGTAAACCATGAATCAAATGTTTACTCTGTGTACTTTGAGAACCCCCCTGATTTGCTTCATCTTAGGCGTTATGAATTGAGGGCTCACTGGGATTGGGAAGGAGGCAAGTGGGTTCGACCCCAAAAGCAGGTTCCCAAGGTCGGTGGTTTGGCTTGTCGCGTTTTGAAG GATGCCTTTGATGGCATGGAGTATTATGAAGAGCAGTCACCCTACAGTGGCAATGGAGAAACTGATATTATTGCAAATTGCTCAAGAGAACTTAGGTTGGATTGGTCATCTCCAAGCACTGAAAACTCAAGTgggaagaagatgaaagag ATAACCAAGAAGAAAGGTCGAGCTGGCTGTTcaaaaagaaagagaggagAGGGACAAAAAACTTTGGTGAAAT GTAAAAAGCTTGACAAATTGAGTGATCTTTTTGGTTTTGATACTGACTCACCCATATGTACTGGAAAGTTTAAACAAACAAAGCATGATGGAAACAGAGGTGATGTTGATAAATTGGTATTTAAGGATCATGAGATTGTTGATGCTAAATCACCCGTAAACACTGTAGAGTCTAAATGTACAAAGCATGATGGAGCTGAAGATGCTGTTGATAAATCACTATTGAAGGATCATGAGATTTTTTATGCTGAATCAAAAGAAAACACCGAAAAATATAATGTTAGAAAGCATGATGGCGCTGAAGGTTCTCTTGATAAGTTAACTTTCAAGGATCATGCAATAGATGCTGAGTCTGCTAAAAACACAGAAGATTCTGAGGGGACAAAGAATGATGGTGCTGGAGGTGCTGCTGATAACATGGTTTTAAAGTATTCTGTGATTATTGATGCTTCATCACCGACAAACACAGCAGAATCTAAAG GTAAAAAGCATAATGAATCTGTTGGTTCTGctgataaatttgttttaaaggATCCTTGTATGGCTGACTCTGTATCACCTGTGAATACTGGAGAATCTAACCATATAAAGCATGcaattgttgttgttgatgttgaatCACCAAAAAACACAGAAGAGTCTGAAGGTACAAACCATGATGGAGCTGCAGCTGCAGCTGCTGTTGAGAAAATGGCTTTAAAGTATCCTTTGATTTTTGATGCTGAATCATGTAAAAGCAGAGCTGAGTCTAAAg ATAACAAGTGTGATGGAGCTGGAGTAGCTGTTAATAAAATGGACTCACAGGATTGTGCTAGTTCTGGTGTTGAATCTTCTAAAATTACTGGAGAGTCTACAG GATTTTCAGGTTCTGAAGATGCATCAGCTGAAAAAGCAGCTAAACCTTCTGACACAGTTTGCAGTACGAGAGAAGCTGAGATGGCTATTGTTGAAGTACCTGGCGACATGGATACTATTGCTAAACCTATATCGGTGTGTTTTGATGGGTTATGCTCTCAAAAAATTGTGATCGACTCAA AGTTCTGTGGTATGGATTTAAACCAGAGCCACAGGAATTATGATAAAGGAAAACTAATTGAAATTGTAAAGGAATCCACTGCAAACGATGAAGTGAGTGATAGAATAAGAGGGGAGAGTGAGTGCTTCTCTTGTATGGAGCCTTCATCAATGTGGAAAACCTTTATTGAGACTCTAGAAGTATTGGAAACAATGCCGCAGAAGCCTCACTTCCATCCTTTAAAACAATGCAAAGAAATGTATCGTGATGGATTAGCATTTGGTTACATGATAACTTTTGCCAAAGTGGTAAAGCGGACATCTGAGTTACAAGTCGATGACCCAAAAAGTGTCTTTGATAGCATCTCTGAAACTCTTCATGACATAGAATTGCATGGCTTTGATGTTCAGCCCATACGAAATCGTCTAACTGAGCTGCAATTAATGAAAGATAGGCAAGAACAGCTTCAAGAAGCGATGAAAGAATTTGAACATCGGATCTTACAACACACTCATGAGCTAACAAAAATCAATGCAGAGTTTGCTGAAATTGTTGAAGAAATCAAAATGTTGGaaggaaagaagagaaagattaTGTTACTTATGCAGGAAAATGATTTGAAGATCACTGAACTGAAATCAAATCTGGATGTTTGCAACCAGAATACTCAAAATGCTCAGCTTGATTTTGAAAGTCTGGCTGCAGCTCCTTGGTGA